In Chryseobacterium culicis, the following proteins share a genomic window:
- a CDS encoding OmpH family outer membrane protein has product MKHFKIIFTFAFLLLFGLNNAQKIGVVDTDEILNKLPQYKEAEARLNSQIDTWESELQNLQTEYERKKAAFESEKVLLIGDQLKLREKEVTDLDKNIKTTTSLRFGANGEITKLRTNLVQPFQDQIWGAIKTMSEKNGLGIVLDKSNNISVIFLQSKYDYTEKVLSILLKGTDKKEKTNSKGKK; this is encoded by the coding sequence ATGAAGCACTTTAAAATAATTTTCACATTCGCATTCCTTTTGCTTTTTGGGTTAAACAATGCCCAGAAAATCGGAGTAGTGGATACGGATGAAATTTTGAATAAATTACCTCAGTATAAAGAAGCTGAAGCAAGATTAAACTCTCAGATCGACACCTGGGAATCTGAACTTCAAAATCTTCAGACTGAATATGAAAGAAAAAAAGCTGCTTTTGAAAGTGAAAAAGTTTTATTGATAGGTGACCAGCTTAAACTTAGAGAAAAAGAAGTTACAGACCTTGATAAAAATATTAAAACGACAACAAGCTTACGTTTTGGAGCTAACGGTGAGATCACAAAACTGAGAACAAATCTGGTTCAGCCTTTTCAGGATCAGATCTGGGGAGCTATCAAAACAATGTCCGAAAAAAATGGCTTGGGCATAGTTCTTGATAAAAGCAATAACATTAGTGTTATTTTCCTTCAGTCAAAATATGATTACACAGAAAAAGTATTGTCTATCCTGTTAAAAGGAACAGATAAGAAGGAAAAAACAAATAGCAAAGGAAAAAAATAA
- a CDS encoding OmpH family outer membrane protein, translated as MKKLSVLFAAVMMVVSVGMAKAQKIATLDVMGVLNAMPEKKKADADLKTFLDTKQAEIKKKADAAQTKYQQYQTEAPKKTADENTAREAEMKKLAEEIQQMQDKAQKDLQAKQDVAFGPIEKKLNDAVEKVAKANGYDYIMDANSTAFLYKAGPDATAAVKKELGIQ; from the coding sequence ATGAAAAAATTAAGTGTATTATTTGCAGCAGTAATGATGGTTGTATCTGTAGGTATGGCAAAAGCTCAAAAAATTGCTACTTTAGATGTAATGGGAGTTCTTAACGCTATGCCGGAGAAAAAGAAAGCAGATGCTGATCTTAAAACATTCTTAGATACAAAACAAGCTGAGATCAAGAAAAAAGCAGATGCTGCTCAAACTAAATATCAGCAATATCAAACAGAAGCTCCTAAGAAAACAGCTGACGAAAACACAGCAAGAGAGGCAGAAATGAAAAAATTAGCTGAAGAAATCCAGCAAATGCAGGACAAAGCTCAAAAAGATCTACAAGCTAAGCAAGATGTAGCTTTTGGTCCTATTGAGAAAAAGCTAAATGATGCAGTAGAAAAAGTAGCTAAAGCTAATGGATATGACTATATTATGGATGCAAACTCAACAGCATTCCTTTATAAAGCAGGACCAGACGCAACTGCAGCTGTGAAGAAAGAATTAGGAATTCAATAA